A single genomic interval of Helianthus annuus cultivar XRQ/B chromosome 13, HanXRQr2.0-SUNRISE, whole genome shotgun sequence harbors:
- the LOC110900005 gene encoding transcription factor MYB30 gives MGRAPCCEKMGLKKGPWSDEEDQILISYIRQHGHPNWRALPKRAGLLRCGKSCRLRWTNYLRPDIKRGNFTKEEEDTIIHLHEMLGNRWSVIAMKLPGRTDNEIKNIWHTHLKKRLASHQTTTHDTNRRHMKSKCASKAQSLVEPVVSQCLVQPKHISLNEERCISNQPSSRESSSVTDETTTDSYGVAKHEEIDHDTFLDDSFWSETLSYKEDNIMESDSLTNIIGIEHPATSLTLMETTDTRNPNTCCDAYGMDMWNDIFTHIEELPELPEF, from the exons ATGGGGAGAGCACCTTGTTGCGAAAAGATGGGTTTAAAGAAAGGGCCATGGAGTGATGAAGAAGATCAAATCCTGATTTCATACATACGACAACACGGCCATCCGAATTGGCGTGCTCTTCCGAAACGTGCAG GTTTGTTAAGATGCGGAAAGAGTTGTAGACTTCGTTGGACCAACTATTTACGTCCAGATATTAAAAGAGGAAACTTCACGAAAGAGGAAGAGGACACAATCATTCATCTACATGAAATGCTTGGAAACAG ATGGTCCGTAATCGCCATGAAGTTACCTGGCCGAACTGATAACGAGATAAAGAATATTTGGCACACTCACTTGAAAAAGAGACTTGCAAGTCACCAAACAACCACCCATGACACTAATAGACGTCACATGAAATCTAAATGTGCTTCGAAGGCTCAATCCCTTGTAGAACCGGTTGTTTCTCAATGTCTTGTCCAACCAAAGCATATATCTCTCAATGAGGAACGATGTATCTCCAATCAACCGTCGTCTAGAGAGTCTTCATCAGTCACGGATGAAACAACAACAGACTCATATGGTGTAGCCAAACATGaagaaatcgaccatgacacgtTTCTTGATGATAGTTTCTGGTCAGAAACGTTGTCCTACAAGGAAGACAACATCATGGAGTCCGATTCGTTAACAAACATAATAGGTATTGAGCATCCGGCAACTTCGCTCACTTTGATGGAAACCACAGACACTAGGAATCCGAATACATGTTGCGACGCATATGGCATGGACATGTGGAATGACATTTTTACACACATTGAGGAATTACCCGAGTTACCCGAATTTTAG